The following proteins are encoded in a genomic region of Neurospora crassa OR74A linkage group VI, whole genome shotgun sequence:
- a CDS encoding dihydrodipicolinate synthetase has translation MTASSIPVPPKGVWVPSPTFFTTSSPSPYSPTQPAVDYASQTAHTLFLARSGITGVVLLGSTGEAMHLSRSERSHLIKSVRQGLDEAGFRKFPIMAGVLTNGGVEETVQWLDDYKEAGAEFGLVLVPGYFGAGRGVWGEGHSGQEGVVNWFKEVLWGMKSKEMGIVVYNYPGVSNGVVLEPEGYRALAEDPRVVGCKMSHGNISHHLQVSLDPEINHERFRVFSGFGQQLGPIVLFGAAGVIDGMSAYYPKTVVRLYELAQKDDLRPSERAELNKLQYVVSKAEEFVVKYGLRGIKEATYRVAGFGDLEAARVPVVARMGEKEWEEGRKRYLMDIEEIEKTL, from the exons ATGACGGCTTCATCAATCCCAGTCCCCCCAAAGGGCGTCTGggtcccctcccccaccttcttcaccacgtcctccccctccccttacTCCCCCACCCAACCCGCCGTCGACTACGCCTCCCAAACAGCCCacaccctcttcctcgctcGCTCCGGCATCACCggcgtcgtcctcctcggttCTACAGGCGAAGCCATGCATCTTTCCCGCTCTGAACGGTCCCACCTCATCAAGTCCGTCCGGCAGGGGCTCGACGAGGCCGGCTTCCGGAAATTTCCCATCATGGCGGGTGTTTTAACGAATGGAGGCGTGGAGGAGACAGTGCAGTGGTTGGATGATTACAAAGAGGCGGGCGCGGAGTttgggttggtgttggtgccggGGTATTTTGGAGCTGGACGCGGGGTGTGGGGAGAGGGACACTCAGGACAGGAGGGGGTGGTGAACTGGTTTAAGGAAGTTCTCTGGGGGATGAAAAGCAAGGAGATGGGGATCGTGGTGTATAATTACCCCGGGGTGAGTAATGGGGTGGTGCTGGAGCCGGAGGGGTATAGAGCGTTGGCCGAGGATCCGAGGGTGGTTGGGTGTAAGAT GTCCCATGGAAACATCTCGCACCACCTCCAAGTCTCTCTCGACCCCGAAATCAACCACGAACGATTCCGTGTCTTTTCCGGATTCGGTCAACAACTCGGTCCCATTGTCTTGTTTGGCGCAGCTGGCGTTATTGACGGCATGTCAGCTTACTACCCGAAGACAGTGGTCAGACTATACGAGCTAGCGCAGAAGGACGATCTCAGGCCGTCGGAGAGGGCAGAGCTGAACAAGTTGCAATACGTGGTGAGCAAGGCCGAGGAGTTTGTTGTCAAGTATGGCTTGAGGGGTATCAAGGAGGCAACGTACAGGGTTGCGGGCTTTGGAGATTTGGAGGCGGCGAGAGTGCCGGTTGTCGCGAGAATGGGGGAGaaggagtgggaggaggggaggaaaAGGTATTTGATGGATATTGAGGAGATTGAGAAGACGCTCTAG
- a CDS encoding 2OG-Fe(II) oxygenase → MSTQDQQPATTTLRLASGNGPITRSILPHPPRDALPSELPIISLAPLFSPSSSLSSRLEVAKQIRQAATTNGFFYITSHGIPPSIIQEAQESAFQFFRSPVSEKEKASMHNSLYKYGWKPPRTQRLNPFESVDHRESFSWRYDPRYDPSVKNVEEEIPDEVKAMIKHDPDDYPWSAVPPEFKAAVIRYFQAVLHLGRVLQRAFALSLGLEETAFDEKSRWPDLGMAVNYYPPLSASGKEEGKGDETKVSIGSHTDFQLFTILGQDEVGGLQVLSRSGQWLNAKPIPGTFVVNFGDYMQRITNDKYVSTVHRVQNYSGKERLSMAFFFGFNLNETCEVLDSCVEEGEEPKYEAVSCWEWTQRRVRMMHDVKGNGS, encoded by the coding sequence ATGTCTACCCAAGACCAgcagccagcaacaacaaccctccGCCTAGCCTCAGGCAACGGCCCCATCACCCGATCCATCCTCCCCCATCCGCCCCGCGACGCCCTCCCCTCCGAACTCCCCATCATCTCCCTCGCCCCTCTcttctccccttcctcttccctttcctctcgCCTAGAGGTCGCAAAGCAAATCCGCCAAGCCGCCACGACCAACGGTTTCTTCTACATCACCTCCCATGGCATCCCTCCCTCCATAATCCAAGAAGCCCAAGAATCCGCTTTTCAATTCTTCCGCTCCCCCGTCtcggaaaaagaaaaagccaGCATGCACAACTCCCTTTACAAATACGGCTGGAAACCACCTCGTACGCAGCGCCTCAACCCATTCGAGAGCGTCGACCACCGCGAGTCCTTCTCGTGGAGATATGATCCCCGGTACGATCCGAGTGTCAAGAACGTAGAAGAGGAGATACCGGACGAGGTAAAGGCGATGATCAAGCATGACCCCGACGATTACCCGTGGAGTGCCGTCCCTCCGGAGTTCAAGGCCGCAGTCATTCGGTATTTCCAGGCGGTCTTGCATTTGGGGAGGGTGCTCCAGCGGGCGTTTGCACTGAGTTTGGGGCTGGAGGAGACGGCGTTTGATGAGAAGAGTCGGTGGCCGGATTTGGGCATGGCTGTTAATTATTATCCGCCGTTGTCTGCCTCtggaaaagaggagggaaagggagacGAGACCAAGGTGTCCATTGGGTCGCATACGGATTTCCAGCTGTTTACCATTTTGGGGCAGGACGAGGTGGGCGGGTTGCAGGTCTTGTCGAGATCGGGGCAGTGGTTGAATGCAAAGCCTATCCCAGGCACGTTTGTGGTCAACTTTGGGGATTATATGCAGCGGATTACCAACGACAAGTATGTCAGTACGGTGCATCGGGTGCAGAATTACAGTGGGAAGGAGAGGTTGAGCATGGCTTTCTTCTTTGGGTTTAATTTGAATGAGACTTGTGAGGTGTTGGACAGCTgtgtggaagaaggagaggagccGAAATATGAGGCTGTTAGTTGTTGGGAGTGGACGCAGAGGAGGGTCAGGATGATGCACGATGTTAAGGGGAATGGGAGTTAG